A genome region from Penaeus vannamei isolate JL-2024 chromosome 20, ASM4276789v1, whole genome shotgun sequence includes the following:
- the LOC113813285 gene encoding uncharacterized protein, which yields MKLLFLFFLLRVSPSQQVCAPDCTGVDSVAMVPDPTDFTKYYTCLDTDQSGNLSPSGDAVKCPTDEYFNAASLKCDPLLSADPGTLRTCDPCQVDCTGPLPVAPHPTNCSLYYECHPDGRTTQHRCSRDSFFNYHTGSCTEDWSQCYSYCDPEEPHCTRLNQTIPHPSDSSVFFLCTSEGPVRRQCPCHMAFQKDSNECKSYPSGGQNASWKCGANDNFLFFLVIFFFCLW from the exons ATGaagctcctctttctcttcttcttgttgagG GTATCCCCGAGTCAACAGGTGTGCGCTCCGGATTGTACAGGTGTTGATTCGGTAGCAATGGTGCCGGATCCGACGGACTTCACCAAGTACTACACCTGCCTCGACACTGACCAGTCTG GCAACCTATCACCTTCCGGCGACGCCGTGAAGTGTCCTACAGACGAGTACTTCAACGCCGCCAGTCTCAAGTGCGACCCCCTCCTCAGCGCCGATCCGGGCACTCTCCGAACCTGCGACCCGTGCCAAGTGGACTGCACCGGCCCGCTCCCGGTCGCCCCGCACCCGACCAACTGCAGCCTGTACTACGAATGCCACCCGGACGGACGAACCACCCAGCACCGGTGTTCCAGGGACTCCTTCTTCAACTACCACACAGGGTCGTGCACCGAGGACTGGAGTCAGTGTTACAGCTACTGCGATCCCGAGGAACCTCACTGCACGCGTCTGAACCAGACGATCCCGCACCCTTCGGACAGCAGTGTATTCTTTCTCTGTACTTCAGAAGGCCCTGTTCGACGTCAGTGCCCGTGTCATATGGCTTTTCAGAAAGACAGTAATGAATGTAAGAGCTATCCTTCCGGTGGACAAAATGCTAGCTGGAAATGTGGTGCAAATGacaatttcttattctttttagtaatctttttcttctgcctttggTAA